From a single Bryobacter aggregatus MPL3 genomic region:
- a CDS encoding SEL1-like repeat protein, whose product MYKIALFFLLSASSLLSTESSLKDEQGKTIIQYVVEAPPVLAPAHTTDPAKQLGLILCFPEHDRPVGDEIYPVREALKRLGISDQFVLLAGGPQGHKFGPVDYEPIGKLIAWAQKTYPINPRRIYMYGKGEGGKISGELVMRHPDLITASISYSWGWWTMPSELKTALDAEKSAPEIYMVLGLRDLSYHLTNVRDAYSRVSAKGYHVIFREFEDLGARTYHPASNDDALAWASRLRNKNLPLSAEEQKLLKPALYTAAAAKADGYFPKLALVGGPAAGSVVQQLLRSTDPAIRAAAAQTCIHGTFDEATMAALGQRLTDEAPIVRRIAARALALQANWRSQEAQQALIRLATGIQKAVDRSDRVAAADGIVEAIRLQKHGVRQDPALFQAMITLLEDQDEELRTIANNTLAPLRDREFRGDLGRPERKIPEGGWTAWIEKVKTKAAGYQKDYEVCGWGSTHQTAALPGNRGQKEAVDLYCQGGSALLGENLATGKPIPKDPVQAFQLTQQAADQGYVPAQAALGMMFAVGKGVQQNLPEAAKWWVKAAEGGHVLAATNASMILKGGGGVKADAAAAERWAKFAAEHSSPGQD is encoded by the coding sequence ATGTATAAAATCGCGCTTTTCTTCCTCCTGTCTGCCAGTTCACTCCTCAGCACTGAGTCTTCATTGAAAGATGAACAGGGAAAGACGATCATCCAGTATGTTGTGGAAGCGCCGCCAGTCTTAGCCCCGGCGCACACCACCGATCCTGCCAAGCAACTGGGATTGATCCTCTGCTTCCCTGAGCATGACCGCCCGGTGGGCGACGAGATCTATCCCGTAAGAGAAGCGCTCAAGCGCCTTGGAATCAGCGACCAGTTTGTACTTCTTGCCGGTGGGCCACAGGGCCACAAGTTTGGACCGGTCGACTATGAACCAATCGGAAAGTTGATCGCCTGGGCCCAAAAGACCTACCCGATCAATCCGCGCCGCATCTACATGTACGGCAAAGGCGAGGGTGGCAAGATCTCCGGAGAACTGGTGATGCGCCATCCGGACCTGATCACAGCCAGTATCAGTTATAGCTGGGGCTGGTGGACAATGCCCTCTGAGCTGAAGACTGCGCTCGATGCCGAAAAGAGCGCTCCCGAGATTTACATGGTGCTGGGCCTGCGCGATCTGTCCTATCATCTGACCAATGTCCGGGACGCCTACAGCCGCGTCAGCGCAAAAGGCTACCACGTGATTTTCCGCGAGTTTGAGGATCTGGGAGCCCGCACCTATCACCCGGCAAGCAATGACGATGCCCTGGCCTGGGCCTCCCGGCTCCGCAACAAGAATCTGCCGCTCTCTGCCGAAGAGCAGAAACTCCTGAAGCCAGCCCTCTATACGGCAGCAGCGGCCAAGGCGGATGGCTATTTCCCAAAGCTCGCCCTGGTCGGTGGTCCGGCGGCAGGAAGCGTGGTGCAACAGTTACTGCGCTCAACAGACCCCGCGATCCGGGCCGCCGCCGCACAAACTTGCATCCATGGCACCTTTGATGAGGCAACGATGGCAGCCTTGGGGCAGCGGCTCACCGATGAGGCGCCAATCGTCCGGCGCATTGCCGCACGGGCGCTCGCACTCCAGGCCAATTGGCGCTCGCAAGAAGCGCAGCAGGCCCTCATTCGTCTGGCGACAGGAATCCAGAAGGCCGTCGACCGCAGCGATCGCGTTGCCGCCGCGGATGGAATCGTCGAAGCGATTCGCCTACAGAAGCATGGTGTCCGTCAGGACCCGGCTTTGTTCCAGGCGATGATCACCTTGCTCGAAGATCAGGACGAAGAACTACGCACCATCGCCAATAACACGCTAGCCCCGCTACGGGATCGCGAATTCCGCGGTGACCTCGGACGGCCCGAACGGAAGATTCCGGAAGGTGGGTGGACGGCGTGGATCGAAAAGGTAAAGACCAAGGCAGCTGGCTATCAGAAAGATTACGAAGTCTGCGGCTGGGGCTCCACCCACCAGACGGCGGCCCTCCCTGGCAATCGCGGCCAGAAGGAAGCGGTTGATCTCTATTGCCAGGGGGGATCGGCACTGCTCGGCGAGAATCTGGCAACTGGGAAGCCCATACCCAAAGATCCAGTGCAGGCCTTTCAACTGACCCAGCAGGCCGCGGACCAAGGTTATGTCCCCGCACAGGCCGCCCTGGGCATGATGTTCGCCGTCGGAAAAGGAGTCCAGCAGAACTTACCCGAAGCAGCCAAGTGGTGGGTGAAGGCAGCCGAAGGCGGACACGTCCTGGCCGCGACCAATGCATCGATGATCCTGAAGGGTGGCGGAGGTGTGAAGGCTGACGCCGCGGCCGCAGAGCGTTGGGCGAAGTTCGCCGCCGAACATAGTAGCCCCGGCCAGGATTAG
- a CDS encoding MFS transporter, protein MNRWNRIIPAAFLMYTIAYIDRTNFSIAMPSLQKEFGLDSSMTGMAAGIFFIGYVLFQMPGGYLAQAWSAKRFIFWALLVWGVFATLCGFAQSYEQLLVCRFLLGVGEGGVWPATVVLLSNWFAPQERARANGFWVVCQPIAVILSSPLSGYLIDHYNWRVMFIVQGILPLFFAAVWWWAVEDRPEQAKWATEKSVAPQVIANANAGSRWDFLRYREVWLLVILDLAFACGAYGMLMWLPSTIRSLGLQNNLLIGLLSGFPYVFAVAGSIYNSRRSDRKNERRWHVAMPCMAAGIFLILGFLASVQLPVLGLLLICLTAAGIYAAIGPMWALMTEIVPKHSAGLSLGLINGAANLGGLAGPYLVGSLRDSSASFLPGFLFLGGSLITAGLFTLLLQKPKALSVR, encoded by the coding sequence ATGAATCGTTGGAACCGGATCATTCCCGCAGCGTTCCTGATGTACACCATCGCGTACATCGACCGGACGAATTTCTCGATCGCCATGCCTTCGCTGCAGAAGGAGTTTGGTCTCGATTCCAGCATGACCGGGATGGCCGCCGGGATCTTCTTCATTGGCTATGTGCTCTTCCAGATGCCGGGAGGCTATCTGGCGCAGGCGTGGAGCGCTAAGCGTTTTATTTTCTGGGCGCTGCTGGTCTGGGGCGTTTTTGCGACACTCTGTGGCTTCGCCCAGTCCTATGAGCAACTGCTCGTGTGCCGCTTTCTCCTCGGCGTGGGCGAGGGAGGAGTATGGCCCGCAACGGTTGTGCTGCTCTCCAACTGGTTTGCCCCGCAGGAGCGCGCACGGGCCAACGGCTTCTGGGTCGTCTGCCAGCCCATAGCCGTAATTCTCTCGAGCCCGCTGTCGGGGTATCTGATCGATCACTACAACTGGCGCGTGATGTTTATTGTCCAAGGCATTCTGCCGCTCTTCTTTGCTGCCGTCTGGTGGTGGGCGGTGGAGGATCGGCCAGAACAGGCCAAATGGGCGACCGAGAAAAGCGTGGCGCCCCAAGTGATTGCCAACGCAAATGCCGGCAGCCGTTGGGATTTCTTGCGCTACCGCGAAGTGTGGCTGCTTGTCATTCTCGATCTTGCCTTTGCCTGTGGAGCCTATGGCATGTTAATGTGGCTGCCCTCAACCATCCGTTCGCTCGGACTGCAGAACAATCTGCTCATCGGCCTGCTCTCTGGCTTCCCTTATGTCTTTGCCGTCGCAGGCAGCATCTACAATTCGCGACGTTCCGACCGGAAGAATGAAAGACGTTGGCATGTGGCGATGCCTTGCATGGCTGCGGGGATCTTTCTGATTCTGGGATTTCTCGCAAGTGTACAGCTTCCTGTTCTGGGACTTCTGCTCATCTGTCTGACCGCAGCGGGCATCTATGCGGCGATTGGCCCGATGTGGGCCTTGATGACGGAAATCGTACCCAAGCACAGCGCCGGGTTGAGCCTCGGCCTGATCAATGGCGCCGCGAATCTTGGAGGACTGGCCGGCCCCTACCTTGTGGGCTCGCTCCGCGATAGCAGCGCCAGCTTCCTCCCCGGCTTCCTGTTTCTGGGAGGCTCGCTCATCACCGCGGGACTCTTTACACTGCTCCTGCAGAAACCGAAGGCGCTTAGCGTAAGGTGA
- a CDS encoding GntR family transcriptional regulator — MSEPTFVFPEVGGVSLRDKVITCLKEAIFSGKLRPGEPIVERHLSQQMKIGTPAVREALVTLNEQGFVRRVANTATYVNSYTVDEVRELYQLRVEFEHLALKWAKLRVTEKDLGALERLIEGMAAAAADKEVRRFYELDLEFHRYCWQLSNNRFLVKSLENLVPPLFAFVLMASDVTVSQAIAYEHRSIVNALRRLEEPEFSSIVRQTLSSFAMTGLASVASHPPHK, encoded by the coding sequence GTGTCTGAACCAACATTTGTCTTTCCGGAAGTGGGGGGCGTATCTCTCCGCGACAAGGTGATCACCTGCCTGAAAGAGGCAATCTTCTCTGGGAAACTGCGCCCTGGAGAACCCATCGTCGAACGGCATCTGTCACAACAGATGAAGATCGGCACCCCAGCAGTTCGTGAAGCCTTGGTGACACTCAACGAACAGGGCTTTGTGCGCAGAGTCGCCAACACAGCCACTTACGTGAACAGCTATACGGTCGATGAAGTGCGCGAGCTGTATCAGTTGCGCGTTGAGTTTGAACATCTGGCGCTGAAGTGGGCCAAGCTACGCGTCACCGAGAAAGACCTCGGCGCATTAGAGCGATTGATCGAGGGAATGGCTGCTGCGGCAGCCGACAAGGAAGTGCGACGCTTCTACGAGTTAGACCTGGAGTTCCATCGTTATTGCTGGCAGCTTTCGAACAACCGCTTTCTCGTTAAGAGTCTTGAGAATCTGGTGCCACCGTTGTTTGCCTTCGTCCTGATGGCCAGCGACGTGACCGTCAGCCAGGCGATCGCCTACGAGCATCGCAGCATTGTGAACGCGCTACGGCGTCTGGAAGAGCCGGAATTCTCAAGTATCGTGCGCCAGACTCTGAGCAGCTTTGCGATGACTGGCCTCGCCTCGGTGGCCAGCCACCCGCCCCACAAATAA
- a CDS encoding lipoyl domain-containing protein: MPEVPIRVPKLGMDTTEALLSKWLVKAGDPIQIGTPLVELDSEKVSFEYQAEVAGRLLRILCAEGETVPVGEIVAIVESA; the protein is encoded by the coding sequence ATGCCTGAAGTCCCGATTCGCGTCCCTAAGTTGGGAATGGATACCACCGAAGCGCTCCTCTCCAAATGGCTGGTGAAGGCAGGAGATCCGATCCAAATCGGCACGCCGCTCGTGGAGCTCGATTCAGAGAAAGTGAGCTTTGAGTACCAGGCTGAAGTGGCTGGCCGCCTGTTGCGGATCCTCTGCGCAGAAGGGGAGACGGTCCCTGTCGGGGAAATCGTCGCCATTGTAGAAAGTGCTTGA
- a CDS encoding alpha-ketoacid dehydrogenase subunit beta, with product MEQQLNCLQALRQALMQEMRRDPNVIFLGEDVRHSLRGISKGCLEEFGEDRVWDTPISEQGFVGMATGAAISGLRPVVEFQIGTLLYVCFDQIVDQAQKLRYMMGGQGRIPVTYLVPGSGARAGLAGQHSDHLYPMLVQAGLKVVIPSCPLDAKGLFTAAIREDDPVVIFAPAASMNVRGPVPEEEVYIPLGKADVKHAGSDVTVVAIGPLVPDALKLAKRLQGEGISVEVFDPRSLLPFDHASLAASVIRTGRLVVFDDSNRSCGMAAEIAAFAAESLFAHLRAPILRITRADVPVPFSIAIDKYVLPKVEQLEAAIRSIVCQRELAVSEKF from the coding sequence ATGGAACAGCAACTAAATTGCCTGCAGGCATTGCGCCAAGCACTGATGCAGGAGATGCGCCGTGATCCGAATGTGATCTTTCTCGGCGAAGACGTACGGCATTCCCTCCGGGGCATCAGCAAGGGTTGCCTCGAAGAATTTGGAGAAGATCGCGTCTGGGATACGCCGATCTCCGAACAAGGCTTTGTCGGTATGGCAACGGGTGCGGCGATCTCCGGATTGCGGCCGGTGGTGGAGTTTCAGATTGGCACGCTCCTCTATGTCTGCTTTGACCAGATTGTCGACCAGGCCCAGAAGCTGCGCTACATGATGGGCGGCCAAGGGCGCATTCCAGTAACCTATCTCGTCCCGGGTTCGGGAGCGCGCGCGGGCTTGGCGGGTCAGCATTCTGACCATCTCTATCCCATGCTGGTGCAGGCCGGATTGAAAGTCGTGATTCCGTCCTGTCCGCTGGATGCCAAAGGCTTGTTCACCGCCGCAATTCGCGAAGACGATCCGGTGGTGATCTTTGCTCCGGCTGCATCCATGAATGTAAGAGGCCCGGTACCCGAAGAGGAAGTCTATATCCCATTGGGCAAAGCCGACGTGAAGCACGCGGGCAGCGACGTCACGGTGGTGGCGATTGGTCCTCTGGTTCCCGATGCACTCAAGCTCGCAAAACGATTGCAAGGCGAAGGTATTTCGGTCGAAGTGTTTGACCCTCGCTCGCTATTGCCCTTCGACCATGCCAGTCTGGCCGCATCAGTAATCCGCACCGGACGCTTGGTGGTCTTTGATGATTCCAATCGCAGTTGCGGGATGGCCGCGGAGATTGCGGCGTTTGCAGCGGAGAGCCTCTTCGCCCATCTTCGTGCGCCGATCCTGCGCATCACGCGTGCGGATGTGCCCGTGCCATTCAGCATCGCGATCGATAAATACGTACTGCCCAAAGTGGAGCAGTTAGAGGCGGCCATCCGCTCGATTGTCTGTCAGCGCGAGCTTGCAGTTTCGGAGAAGTTCTAA
- a CDS encoding thiamine pyrophosphate-dependent dehydrogenase E1 component subunit alpha, which produces MSIDTNPPSPLSPLTPEMAIEMYRKMRLIRRFEERVIDLVNANAIAGVTHEYIGEEAIAVGVCSALRRNDVISSTHRGHGHIIAKGGDVKRMIAELFGRVTGYNRGKGGSMHIADLALGIYGANGIVAAGVPIAAGAAWAARIQKSGVVAATFFGDGGANQGVVHETMNLAKIWKLPLLFICENNQYAVTTPASYSIAGPGISERAAAYGFPGIRVDGMRVDQVYEAVREAVERARAGEGPTLIECMAYRFQGHFTAERALSLSYRSTEEMEYWRAKDPVITWGSALEEQSILSATAREAIHVEIEALLEEAVEFGQQSAWPEAEEALTDMYVTTYPGLPARGVAWNSN; this is translated from the coding sequence ATGAGTATCGATACGAACCCTCCTTCTCCCCTATCCCCACTGACGCCAGAAATGGCGATTGAAATGTACCGCAAGATGCGGCTGATTCGACGCTTTGAAGAGCGTGTGATTGACTTGGTGAATGCGAACGCCATCGCCGGAGTGACGCACGAGTATATTGGCGAAGAAGCCATTGCCGTTGGAGTTTGCAGTGCATTGCGCAGGAATGACGTCATCTCCAGCACGCATCGCGGCCATGGCCACATCATCGCCAAGGGCGGCGATGTGAAGCGCATGATCGCGGAGTTGTTTGGCCGGGTCACCGGATACAACCGGGGCAAGGGTGGCTCGATGCACATTGCCGATCTTGCGCTTGGAATCTATGGCGCCAACGGTATCGTAGCGGCAGGAGTTCCCATTGCAGCCGGTGCGGCCTGGGCCGCAAGAATCCAAAAGAGCGGCGTCGTTGCCGCCACATTCTTCGGTGACGGAGGAGCCAACCAGGGTGTCGTCCATGAGACGATGAACCTCGCAAAAATCTGGAAGCTGCCCCTCCTCTTCATCTGCGAAAACAACCAGTATGCGGTCACCACGCCCGCCAGTTATTCAATCGCCGGGCCTGGAATCAGCGAGCGCGCCGCCGCCTACGGATTCCCAGGAATTCGCGTCGACGGCATGCGTGTCGATCAAGTCTACGAAGCGGTGCGAGAAGCCGTCGAAAGAGCCCGCGCGGGGGAGGGCCCCACGCTGATCGAATGCATGGCCTACCGGTTCCAGGGCCACTTCACGGCAGAGCGGGCGCTGTCGCTCAGCTATCGCAGCACGGAAGAAATGGAGTATTGGCGGGCGAAAGATCCTGTCATCACCTGGGGGAGCGCACTCGAAGAGCAGAGCATCCTGAGCGCAACAGCCCGGGAAGCCATTCATGTCGAGATTGAAGCGCTTCTCGAAGAAGCCGTGGAATTTGGACAACAAAGCGCATGGCCCGAAGCCGAGGAGGCGTTGACCGACATGTATGTCACGACCTATCCGGGTTTGCCAGCGCGAGGGGTAGCATGGAACAGCAACTAA
- a CDS encoding SDR family NAD(P)-dependent oxidoreductase has translation MQTLNGKVVIITGGAGGLGRALARDFAAAGSTLALLDKNASSLAEAATQFGQPYHAVVDMSQPAEIQTAIDAIANKFGRIDILINNAAVCHSKSMWELTEADWDDVLSVNVKGLFFALQAAARQMPSGGAILNIASVAGRVGRPTLLHYAASKSAVISITRSAAVELASRGIRVNAIAPGMMDTGMLHQLQQTWKAREGEISPSAQPSSASTLFGRPANPSEIAATALFLVSDAASYITGQTLNACGGIVMS, from the coding sequence ATGCAGACACTAAACGGCAAAGTAGTCATCATCACAGGTGGAGCAGGAGGCCTGGGCCGTGCGCTCGCGCGCGACTTCGCCGCTGCCGGAAGCACCCTGGCCCTGCTGGACAAGAATGCCAGCAGTCTGGCAGAGGCAGCCACTCAATTCGGCCAGCCGTATCACGCAGTGGTCGACATGAGCCAGCCCGCGGAGATCCAAACGGCGATCGATGCCATCGCAAACAAGTTTGGACGGATCGATATCCTGATCAACAACGCGGCCGTGTGCCACTCGAAATCGATGTGGGAGCTGACCGAGGCGGACTGGGACGATGTCCTCAGTGTCAATGTGAAGGGTTTGTTCTTTGCGCTGCAGGCAGCGGCGCGGCAGATGCCGTCCGGCGGCGCGATTCTGAACATCGCCTCCGTCGCAGGGCGGGTGGGCCGTCCCACGTTGCTTCATTACGCAGCCAGTAAGTCCGCAGTGATCTCGATCACACGCTCGGCAGCCGTAGAACTGGCCAGCCGCGGCATCCGGGTGAATGCCATTGCCCCCGGGATGATGGACACCGGCATGCTGCATCAGTTGCAGCAAACCTGGAAGGCCCGCGAAGGCGAAATCTCGCCGTCCGCCCAACCTTCTTCGGCTTCTACACTGTTCGGACGTCCTGCAAACCCGTCGGAGATTGCCGCCACAGCCTTGTTTCTGGTGAGCGACGCAGCCTCCTACATCACCGGCCAGACCCTCAATGCCTGTGGCGGAATTGTCATGAGTTAA
- a CDS encoding C-terminal binding protein, protein MSLLNCAIRLNATTFPLTPEEREVYQSAGFSLVEAEAPDLALFQKHAHAVALCIVSAKINENMIDHLPNLQVISRFGSGTDNIDAAAAARRGIRITNIPEFCLSEVADHTMALLLASARKLLTMDRATRQGRWLARIEERTHRIEGRQLGLIGFGRISQEVAKRARPFGLRIAAYDPQLNLEVAQEIGVQPMSLQELLSSSHFVSLHVPLLPATRHLMGQAQFESMRPDAIFINTARGAVVDEAALVAALEQQKIAGAAIDVYEGLDMFGPLPEAADHPLFHLPNVILSPHSAACSEESLGFLMRAGAQNAVDAVRERNLIQTEPCRH, encoded by the coding sequence ATGTCGCTTCTGAATTGCGCAATCCGCCTGAATGCAACCACTTTTCCGCTCACACCCGAGGAACGGGAAGTCTACCAATCCGCAGGCTTTTCGCTGGTGGAAGCAGAGGCCCCAGACCTGGCGTTGTTCCAGAAACACGCCCACGCGGTGGCACTGTGCATTGTTTCGGCAAAAATTAATGAAAATATGATAGATCATCTACCCAACTTGCAGGTGATCTCTCGCTTCGGAAGCGGCACGGACAACATCGACGCGGCTGCCGCGGCACGGCGGGGCATCCGCATCACCAATATTCCGGAGTTTTGCCTTTCTGAGGTGGCTGATCACACGATGGCCCTGTTGCTCGCCTCAGCCCGCAAGCTCCTCACCATGGACCGCGCCACCCGGCAGGGACGCTGGCTCGCCAGAATCGAAGAACGAACCCACCGCATCGAGGGGCGTCAGCTCGGACTCATCGGCTTTGGAAGAATCTCCCAAGAAGTCGCCAAGCGAGCCCGCCCTTTTGGGCTCCGTATCGCCGCTTACGATCCGCAGTTGAACCTCGAGGTGGCGCAAGAGATTGGAGTACAGCCCATGTCGTTGCAGGAGCTTCTGTCCAGCAGCCACTTCGTGTCCCTGCATGTTCCGTTGCTCCCGGCCACGCGCCATCTGATGGGGCAGGCGCAGTTTGAGTCGATGCGGCCGGATGCGATCTTCATCAATACGGCACGCGGCGCGGTGGTGGATGAGGCGGCCCTGGTAGCCGCACTCGAGCAGCAGAAGATTGCCGGGGCGGCAATTGATGTCTATGAAGGGCTCGATATGTTCGGTCCTCTTCCCGAGGCAGCCGACCATCCGCTCTTTCATCTCCCCAATGTGATCCTGTCGCCGCACTCTGCGGCCTGCAGCGAAGAATCATTGGGCTTTCTGATGCGCGCGGGAGCACAAAACGCCGTGGATGCGGTGCGGGAACGGAACTTGATACAGACAGAACCATGCAGACACTAA
- a CDS encoding TonB-dependent receptor codes for MRTVRDAGKRMAVGLLVLAGLVWDPALLPGQQNAATIVGSVSDASGAAIAGAKLTALDEATGFARSAESDANGSFVIPLIPIGTYRINAEAPGFKVFSRKGVELQLNQSARINIEMQVGSVAESIEVGDQAPLVDTASSAGGEVVDRKRIAELPLNGRNPLQLATLLPGVTVSSNPVALTGGNRNGNSVSVNGSRTNETDYQLDGMRFAGGYTNSGLNYPSPDALQEFKLITNSYSAEYGFYAGSIFTAVTRSGTNQIHGSAWEFFRNDKLNARNFFSATVPILRQNQFGASIGFPILKNKLFGFASYQGLRIRGTSIASSFPLTAAERQGIFSSTIRDPRTNLPFPNNTIPADRINPVTARLLKDIIPVAPGSESGQLVTSGSNPIDGNHYLGKLDYLISSKDTLSLSYFFDKTSFKTPFASGPYPVYGQREEDQVIPVASMNYTRTFTPTLLNQLRVGISGQEENRRCSSGLTPRALGMNIDLEGPPEPPSISVTGRFNIGGGGLCLWVEGTNNYQFADSLTWIKGRHQIKAGFDLYRRKFKLITAAGDPGNFGFDGSATGNAAADFLLGELVTASRRPLIDLAMRSINSSFFVQDDFKVSRRLTLNLGLRYELLGPFDETRGVERSTVKIPQNATFRQGVQSTVIPSAPPGLLFTGDKAPDFPDGLPSTMVRMDHKQIQPRIGMAYDLTGDGLTSLRASYGLYSNAHFGDMGAQSFQNQPFLLGQTLFRPAGA; via the coding sequence ATGCGTACTGTTCGCGATGCAGGTAAGAGGATGGCTGTGGGCCTACTGGTTCTCGCTGGGTTGGTGTGGGACCCGGCTCTGCTGCCGGGACAGCAGAATGCAGCGACGATTGTGGGCTCGGTATCCGATGCGTCGGGTGCCGCCATTGCCGGCGCCAAGTTGACGGCGCTCGATGAGGCGACAGGCTTCGCGCGCTCTGCCGAATCCGATGCCAATGGCTCTTTTGTCATCCCGCTCATTCCGATTGGGACTTATCGAATCAATGCAGAAGCGCCTGGCTTCAAAGTTTTCTCCCGCAAGGGCGTGGAACTCCAGCTCAACCAGAGCGCACGCATCAACATCGAGATGCAAGTGGGAAGCGTGGCGGAGAGCATCGAGGTGGGCGATCAGGCTCCGCTTGTCGACACCGCCTCCTCTGCGGGAGGCGAAGTGGTGGATCGCAAACGCATTGCGGAACTGCCGCTGAATGGACGAAACCCACTCCAGCTTGCGACTTTATTGCCGGGCGTTACCGTCTCCAGCAACCCCGTCGCACTCACCGGAGGCAATCGCAATGGGAACTCCGTTAGTGTGAACGGGTCGCGCACGAATGAGACGGACTATCAGTTGGACGGAATGCGTTTTGCTGGGGGCTATACCAATAGCGGTCTCAACTACCCATCGCCCGATGCCCTCCAGGAATTCAAGCTGATCACCAATTCCTACAGCGCCGAGTATGGCTTCTATGCCGGGTCGATCTTTACAGCCGTCACGCGTTCGGGCACCAATCAGATTCATGGCTCAGCCTGGGAGTTCTTCCGGAACGATAAGCTGAACGCCCGGAACTTCTTTTCGGCTACGGTGCCGATCCTGCGGCAGAATCAGTTCGGTGCCAGTATCGGCTTCCCGATCCTGAAAAATAAGCTCTTTGGCTTTGCTTCCTACCAGGGGCTGCGAATCCGAGGCACCTCGATTGCTTCGTCGTTCCCGCTGACTGCGGCAGAACGGCAAGGCATATTCTCGAGTACCATCCGCGATCCGCGGACCAACCTGCCTTTCCCGAACAATACGATTCCGGCAGATCGCATCAACCCTGTGACGGCCCGTTTGCTGAAAGACATCATTCCCGTTGCTCCTGGATCAGAGTCGGGCCAGTTGGTCACCTCTGGTTCCAACCCGATCGATGGCAACCACTATCTCGGCAAGCTGGACTATCTGATCAGCAGCAAAGACACACTGAGCCTCAGCTACTTCTTTGACAAGACCTCTTTCAAAACTCCATTTGCCAGCGGTCCCTATCCGGTCTACGGCCAGCGCGAAGAAGACCAGGTGATCCCCGTCGCCTCGATGAACTACACGCGTACCTTCACGCCCACGCTCTTGAATCAATTGCGAGTGGGCATCAGTGGCCAGGAAGAGAATCGCCGCTGCAGTTCCGGGCTGACGCCCCGTGCTCTTGGCATGAATATCGATCTCGAAGGTCCTCCCGAGCCGCCCAGCATCAGCGTCACCGGACGCTTCAACATCGGCGGCGGTGGACTCTGCCTCTGGGTGGAAGGCACCAACAACTATCAGTTTGCCGACTCGCTCACCTGGATCAAAGGCCGTCATCAGATCAAGGCTGGTTTCGATCTCTACCGCCGCAAGTTCAAGTTGATCACTGCTGCGGGGGACCCCGGTAATTTCGGCTTTGATGGTTCGGCAACAGGCAACGCGGCTGCGGACTTCCTGCTTGGCGAACTGGTCACCGCCTCGCGCCGACCGCTGATCGATCTCGCCATGCGCTCGATCAATAGCTCCTTCTTTGTCCAGGACGACTTCAAAGTCTCCCGCCGCCTGACCTTGAATCTCGGCCTGCGCTACGAGTTGCTCGGACCCTTCGATGAGACGCGAGGTGTCGAGCGTTCCACCGTCAAGATCCCGCAGAACGCCACTTTCCGGCAAGGCGTGCAATCGACGGTGATTCCGTCTGCGCCTCCCGGATTGCTCTTTACGGGCGATAAGGCTCCGGACTTCCCGGACGGCTTGCCCAGCACGATGGTGCGCATGGATCACAAGCAGATCCAGCCGCGTATTGGCATGGCCTACGATCTTACCGGCGATGGTCTCACCAGCCTGCGTGCGAGCTATGGACTCTATAGCAACGCTCACTTTGGGGACATGGGAGCCCAGAGTTTTCAGAACCAGCCCTTCCTGCTCGGGCAGACGCTGTTCCGCCCCGCGGGGGCCTGA